From the genome of bacterium:
GGCCAAGAAAGTTGCCAAAGCTTAGAAATGTTTCTGGAGAAGAAGTTGTCAAAATATTGTGTAATAGATTTAGCTTTCAAATAACCGGAAGAAGGGGAAGTCACGTTAGACTGTCAAAAATCACACCGGAAGGTAAGGTT
Proteins encoded in this window:
- a CDS encoding type II toxin-antitoxin system HicA family toxin; translated protein: MPKLRNVSGEEVVKILCNRFSFQITGRRGSHVRLSKITPEGKVGTVVPMHKELKIGTLKGILKLAKVDINEFSKYL